In Osmerus mordax isolate fOsmMor3 chromosome 24, fOsmMor3.pri, whole genome shotgun sequence, the following are encoded in one genomic region:
- the poli gene encoding DNA polymerase iota isoform X1 — protein MNVDDIDEDETDWNSTDLAQPAPPRTEAKVISNVLQLASPRVILHFDMDCFYAQVEMIRNPALRNVPLGIQQKYIIVTCNYVARDHGVTKLMSVTDALEKCPQLVMVKGEDLTHYRETSYKVTELLTSYCPLVERLGFDENFMDITELVEKKLTQGNEATEFSFKGHVYNHSNLDANARHHSRLAVGSHIAAELREDIHSKLGLTCCAGVATNKLLAKLVSGTFKPNQQTTLLPESIRDIMGRLSGLRKVPGVGHQTAKRLQALGLVSVQDLQLFPLAELVQEFGSSTAQRLQNLALGIDEAPVTPTGAPQSLSDEDSFKKISSVKDVLQKVEDLLGSLLERMYKDGRQPLTFRLTIRKYSATNKWFSRESRQCPIPSHTGQKITSGSRDAIAQLISIALKLFHKMVDTSAAFHLTLINVCFSNLQPRGAASTKAAINSFFTPRSPGKTQPSYLHQEDLSQCESCPYQQRGGSGMGDGGGVVSSDQGASHWLPETLLPNRKSQLWGGSVPRRDSLITVQPQPVKSQTGRTQGNEKVNIPKSKPSFRLPPNIDPEVFSLLPEDIQKELLSPAYPDPPRPPPSHSALSATASAGDGTQSSLTKRSPFSDSIYPLATCKFAESYNTITDRKESVGDFKLPDTQTCGDLTVLPDQKAPRGDFSAEQEKTGHQVSTDSIFPKDVDPRVFSELPADVQRDLRSEWKQQKVLGKITPNSKQERKTSLAKERKPQAKGSQTNNLLKYFKPS, from the exons ATGAATGTAGATGACATTGACGAAGATGAAACTGACTGGAACAGCACAGACTTAGCACAACCTGCACCTCCCC GTACCGAAGCCAAAGTCATCAGTAACGTGCTCCAACTAGCATCGCCAAGAGTCATCCTGCATTTTGACATGGATTGTTTCTACGCCCAGGTTGAAATGATCCGAAACCCAGCGTTACGGAATGTGCCACTAG GTATTCAGCAGAAATACATTATCGTCACCTGTAACTATGTAGCCAGGGACCATGGTGTCACCAAGCTAATGTCAGTGACTGATGCTTTAGAGAAATGTCCTCAGTTGGTGATGGTTAAAGGAGAGGATCTAACTCACTATAGGGAGACGTCTTACAAGGTCACAG AGCTGCTGACGTCCTACTGTCCGTTGGTGGAGAGACTAGGCTTTGATGAAAACTTCATGGACATCACCGAGTTGGTGGAGAAAAAGCTGACCCAGGGGAATGAGGCCACGGAGTTCTCATTCAAAGGACACGTTTACAATCACAGCA ACTTAGATGCTAACGCCAGGCACCACTCCAGACTGGCGGTAGGCTCCCACATTGCAGCAGAGCTCAGAGAAGACATTCACTCTAAACTGGGCCTCACTTGCTGTGCTGGTGTTGCCACCAACAAGCTGCTGGCTAAACTAGTGTCTGGCACCTTCAAACCCAATCAGCAGACCACTCTTCTACCGGAGAGCATCAGAGATATCATGGGCAGACTGAGTGGCCTACGGAAAGTGCCTG GAGTGGGACACCAGACTGCAAAGAGACTTCAGGCCCTGGGATTGGTCAGCGTACAGGACCTCCAGCTCTTCCCATTGGCTGAGCTTGTGCAGGAGTTTGGGTCCTCCACTGCTCAGCGGCTTCAAAATCTGGCTCTGGGCATCGACGAAGCCCCCGTTACCCCCACAGGTGCCCCCCAG TCACTTAGCGATGAAGACTCCTTCAAGAAAATATCATCAGTGAAAGACGTTTTGCAAAAAGTCGAGGATCTGTTGGGCAGCCTCTTAGAGAG GATGTACAAAGATGGCCGCCAGCCGCTTACTTTCCGACTGACCATCCGGAAATACTCGGCCACCAACAAGTGGTTCAGCCGTGAGAGCCGTCAATGCCCCATCCCCAGCCACACAGGACAGAAGATCACCTCAG GTAGCAGGGATGCCATAGCCCAGCTCATCTCCATTGCTTTGAAGCTGTTCCACAAGATGGTGGACACCAGCGCAGCATTCCACCTCACCCTGATTAACGTGTGCTTCAGTAACCTGCAGCCTCGAGGAGCTGCCAGCACCAAGGCTGCCATCAACTCCTTCTTCACGCCCAGATCACCTGGCAAGACGCAGCCCTCCTACCTGCATCAG GAGGATTTGTCTCAGTGTGAGAGTTGCCCTTACCAGCAACGGGGTGGATCTGGTATGGGAGATGGTGGAGGCGTGGTATCAAGTGATCAAGGTGCTTCACACTGGCTACCAGAGACGCTTCTTCCTAACAGGAAGAGCCAGCTGTGGGGAGGGTCAGTGCCGAGACGTGACTCGCTAATCACCGTGCAGCCCCAGCCAGTCAAATCCCAGACTGGTCGAACACAGGGAAATGAAAAGGTTAACATTCCCAAGTCAAAGCCCTCTTTCCGACTGCCCCCCAACATCGACCCCGAAGTGTTCAGCCTGCTACCCGAAGACATTCAGAAAGAGCTGCTCTCCCCCGCCTATCCagacccccccagacccccccccagccacagcGCGCTGTCAGCAACAGCATCTGCTGGTGACGGGACACAGTCATCTCTCACAAAACGATCTCCTTTCTCTGACTCCATCTACCCGCTCGCCACATGCAAATTCGCTGAGTCATACAACACAATCACAGACAGAAAGGAGTCTGTCGGGGATTTTAAactgccagacacacagacatgtggcGACCTCACGGTGCTCCCAGACCAAAAGGCACCACGGGGAGACTTTTCAGCAGAACAGGAGAAGACTGGACACCAGGTGTCTACGGACTCCATCTTCCCTAAAGACGTTGATCCGAGGGTGTTCTCTGAGCTGCCTGCGGATGTACAGAGAGACTTGCGGTCAGAATGGAAGCAGCAGAAAGTCCTTGGGAAGATCACTCCAAACTCAAAGCAAGAGAGGAAAACGTCCCTGGCCAAAGAGAGAAAGCCTCAAGCTAAAGGCAGTCAGACAAATAACTTGCTAAAATATTTTAAGCCcagctaa
- the poli gene encoding DNA polymerase iota isoform X2, with product MNVDDIDEDETDWNSTDLAQPAPPRTEAKVISNVLQLASPRVILHFDMDCFYAQVEMIRNPALRNVPLELLTSYCPLVERLGFDENFMDITELVEKKLTQGNEATEFSFKGHVYNHSNLDANARHHSRLAVGSHIAAELREDIHSKLGLTCCAGVATNKLLAKLVSGTFKPNQQTTLLPESIRDIMGRLSGLRKVPGVGHQTAKRLQALGLVSVQDLQLFPLAELVQEFGSSTAQRLQNLALGIDEAPVTPTGAPQSLSDEDSFKKISSVKDVLQKVEDLLGSLLERMYKDGRQPLTFRLTIRKYSATNKWFSRESRQCPIPSHTGQKITSGSRDAIAQLISIALKLFHKMVDTSAAFHLTLINVCFSNLQPRGAASTKAAINSFFTPRSPGKTQPSYLHQEDLSQCESCPYQQRGGSGMGDGGGVVSSDQGASHWLPETLLPNRKSQLWGGSVPRRDSLITVQPQPVKSQTGRTQGNEKVNIPKSKPSFRLPPNIDPEVFSLLPEDIQKELLSPAYPDPPRPPPSHSALSATASAGDGTQSSLTKRSPFSDSIYPLATCKFAESYNTITDRKESVGDFKLPDTQTCGDLTVLPDQKAPRGDFSAEQEKTGHQVSTDSIFPKDVDPRVFSELPADVQRDLRSEWKQQKVLGKITPNSKQERKTSLAKERKPQAKGSQTNNLLKYFKPS from the exons ATGAATGTAGATGACATTGACGAAGATGAAACTGACTGGAACAGCACAGACTTAGCACAACCTGCACCTCCCC GTACCGAAGCCAAAGTCATCAGTAACGTGCTCCAACTAGCATCGCCAAGAGTCATCCTGCATTTTGACATGGATTGTTTCTACGCCCAGGTTGAAATGATCCGAAACCCAGCGTTACGGAATGTGCCACTAG AGCTGCTGACGTCCTACTGTCCGTTGGTGGAGAGACTAGGCTTTGATGAAAACTTCATGGACATCACCGAGTTGGTGGAGAAAAAGCTGACCCAGGGGAATGAGGCCACGGAGTTCTCATTCAAAGGACACGTTTACAATCACAGCA ACTTAGATGCTAACGCCAGGCACCACTCCAGACTGGCGGTAGGCTCCCACATTGCAGCAGAGCTCAGAGAAGACATTCACTCTAAACTGGGCCTCACTTGCTGTGCTGGTGTTGCCACCAACAAGCTGCTGGCTAAACTAGTGTCTGGCACCTTCAAACCCAATCAGCAGACCACTCTTCTACCGGAGAGCATCAGAGATATCATGGGCAGACTGAGTGGCCTACGGAAAGTGCCTG GAGTGGGACACCAGACTGCAAAGAGACTTCAGGCCCTGGGATTGGTCAGCGTACAGGACCTCCAGCTCTTCCCATTGGCTGAGCTTGTGCAGGAGTTTGGGTCCTCCACTGCTCAGCGGCTTCAAAATCTGGCTCTGGGCATCGACGAAGCCCCCGTTACCCCCACAGGTGCCCCCCAG TCACTTAGCGATGAAGACTCCTTCAAGAAAATATCATCAGTGAAAGACGTTTTGCAAAAAGTCGAGGATCTGTTGGGCAGCCTCTTAGAGAG GATGTACAAAGATGGCCGCCAGCCGCTTACTTTCCGACTGACCATCCGGAAATACTCGGCCACCAACAAGTGGTTCAGCCGTGAGAGCCGTCAATGCCCCATCCCCAGCCACACAGGACAGAAGATCACCTCAG GTAGCAGGGATGCCATAGCCCAGCTCATCTCCATTGCTTTGAAGCTGTTCCACAAGATGGTGGACACCAGCGCAGCATTCCACCTCACCCTGATTAACGTGTGCTTCAGTAACCTGCAGCCTCGAGGAGCTGCCAGCACCAAGGCTGCCATCAACTCCTTCTTCACGCCCAGATCACCTGGCAAGACGCAGCCCTCCTACCTGCATCAG GAGGATTTGTCTCAGTGTGAGAGTTGCCCTTACCAGCAACGGGGTGGATCTGGTATGGGAGATGGTGGAGGCGTGGTATCAAGTGATCAAGGTGCTTCACACTGGCTACCAGAGACGCTTCTTCCTAACAGGAAGAGCCAGCTGTGGGGAGGGTCAGTGCCGAGACGTGACTCGCTAATCACCGTGCAGCCCCAGCCAGTCAAATCCCAGACTGGTCGAACACAGGGAAATGAAAAGGTTAACATTCCCAAGTCAAAGCCCTCTTTCCGACTGCCCCCCAACATCGACCCCGAAGTGTTCAGCCTGCTACCCGAAGACATTCAGAAAGAGCTGCTCTCCCCCGCCTATCCagacccccccagacccccccccagccacagcGCGCTGTCAGCAACAGCATCTGCTGGTGACGGGACACAGTCATCTCTCACAAAACGATCTCCTTTCTCTGACTCCATCTACCCGCTCGCCACATGCAAATTCGCTGAGTCATACAACACAATCACAGACAGAAAGGAGTCTGTCGGGGATTTTAAactgccagacacacagacatgtggcGACCTCACGGTGCTCCCAGACCAAAAGGCACCACGGGGAGACTTTTCAGCAGAACAGGAGAAGACTGGACACCAGGTGTCTACGGACTCCATCTTCCCTAAAGACGTTGATCCGAGGGTGTTCTCTGAGCTGCCTGCGGATGTACAGAGAGACTTGCGGTCAGAATGGAAGCAGCAGAAAGTCCTTGGGAAGATCACTCCAAACTCAAAGCAAGAGAGGAAAACGTCCCTGGCCAAAGAGAGAAAGCCTCAAGCTAAAGGCAGTCAGACAAATAACTTGCTAAAATATTTTAAGCCcagctaa